One window of the Pempheris klunzingeri isolate RE-2024b chromosome 10, fPemKlu1.hap1, whole genome shotgun sequence genome contains the following:
- the cmss1 gene encoding protein CMSS1 isoform X2, which translates to MGDDLGDEWWDHEGNSDASEPEEETQQERQPTETPKTEAKPEKRKGIAQKTVKAKKKKKNEQKECISPPKTETEGEKSAKLKKKRKKKKTITDVLSSSEPKPGCPADLQNMVTKYFSDKLSVVEQDELKLDSCFLTSNDMTHSLSSYLKQVCPKWSKIQKQHTENSSVVLLIVCSSALRTIELIKQLTTFKGEAKAIKLFAKHIKIEEQVKLLQKGVTHIGVGTPGRISALIEREGLNLQALKYLVLDWNWRDQKLRRMLDIPEIKLDFMKLLESGILNGCKEDRVKIGLF; encoded by the exons aTGCATCTgagccagaggaggagacacaACAAGAGAGGCAGCCAacagaaacaccaaaaacaGAGGCTAAACcagagaagaggaaggggatagcacagaaaacagtgaaagccaagaagaagaaaaaaaatgaacag aaagAGTGCATCTCTCCTCCGAAGACAGAGACTGAGGGTGAGAAGTCAGCTAAActcaaaaaaaagaggaag aagaagaagacgattACAGATGTCTTGTCGTCTTCGGAGCCAAAGCCGGGCTGTCCGGCAGACCTGCAGAACATGGTGACAAAGTACTTCTCGGACAAGCTCTCTGTGGTCGAGCAGGATGAGCTGAAATTGG ACTCCTGCTTCCTGACCAGCAACGACATGACGCACAGCCTCTCCTCATATCTAAAGCAGG TTTGTCCCAAGTGGTCGAAGATTCAAAAGCAGCATACGGAAAATAGTTCTGTGGTTCTGCTCATcgtctgcagctctgctctgcgAACCATTGAGCTCATCAA ACAGCTGACAACCTTCAAGGGTGAAGCCAAAGCAATAAAACTTTTTGCGAAACATATCAAG atagAGGAGCAGGTGAAGCTGCTACAGAAGGGCGTGACTCACATTGGAGTGGGGACGCCCGGCAGGATCAGTGCTCTCATTGAGAGAG agGGTCTGAACTTGCAGGCGTTGAAATACCTGGTGCTGGACTGGAACTGGAGGGACCAGAAGCTCCGAAGGATGCTGGACATTCCCGAG ATCAAGCTGGACTTTATGAAGCTGCTGGAGAGCGGTATCCTGAATGGTTGTAAAGAAGACAGAGTCAAAATTGGACTGTTTTAA
- the tmem30c gene encoding transmembrane protein 30C, whose translation MGKTTGKSGPLARRPDNSAFKQQRLPAWSPMLTASTVLPFFYFMALICMLLGVWLLLIVQSTQEIKLDYTEAGTCNICFEKRKNVSNAAQTCSCTVVFSIEKAFKGDVFFYYGLRNFHQNLRRYMDSRDDAQMVGRKKNLKSPSSYCQPFTTDQNGLPIAPCGAVANSIFNDSFTLTYHAYGSPPVAVPLLRTGITWYTDKNIKFRNPKTDNLTLAEVFKGTAKPLYWQRPVYEFDVHDPTNNGFINDDLIIWMREAAFPNFKKLYGVLYRADEPFTNGLPAGHYNIKISYNFPVQYFRGRKEVVLTTLTWFGGQNHFLPIAFLVTSSLILLIAIILTVVWWKFGRNGKNMEE comes from the exons ATGGGAAAAACCACGGGCAAGTCCGGGCCGTTGGCTCGGAGGCCAGACAACTCGGCTTTCAAACAGCAGAGGCTACCTGCCTGGTCACCTATGCTAACAGCTAGCACCGTGCTGCCATTCTTCTACTTTATGGCTCTGATATGTATGCTCCTGGGAGTATGGCTGCTTCTCATAGTGCAGAGCACACAGGAAATAAAG CTGGACTACACAGAGGCCGGGACATGTAATATATGCTTTGAAAAGCGTAAAAATGTGAGCAATGCAGCACAAACCTGCAGCTGCACTGTGGTGTTTTCTATTGAGAAAGCATTCAAG GGGGATGTCTTTTTCTACTACGGCCTCCGAAACTTCCACCAGAACCTCCGCAGATACATGGACTCCAGAGATGATGCACAGATGGTTGGCAGGAAGAAAAACTTGAAG AGCCCCAGTTCATACTGCCAGCCATTCACAACAGACCAGAATGGACTCCCCATTGCCCCCTGTGGTGCCGTGGCCAACAGTATCTTCAATG ACTCCTTCACTCTGACCTATCACGCCTACGGTAGTCCTCCAGTTGCGGTCCCCCTCCTGCGGACAGGCATCACCTGGTACACGGACAAAAACATCAAGTTCCGCAACCCAAAGACTGACAACTTGACGCTGGCTGAAGTGTTTAAAG GCACAGCCAAGCCGTTGTACTGGCAGAGGCCTGTGTATGAGTTTGATGTCCACGACCCGACCAACAACGGCTTCATCAATGACGACCTGATCATATGGATGAGAGAGGCGGCCTTCCCCAACTTCAAGAAGCTCTATGGGGTTTTATACCGAGCCGACGAGCCCTTTACTAACGGCCTCCCAGCAGGACATTACAACATCAAGATATCCTACA ACTTCCCTGTGCAGTACTTCCGAGGCAGAAAGGAAGTGGTGCTGACCACGCTGACCTGGTTTGGAGGTCAGAACCATTTCCTGCCCATTGCCTTCCTAGTTACCAGCAGCCTGATCCTGCTGATCGCCATCATCCTCACGGTGGTCTGGTGGAAGTTTGGGAGGAATGGGAAGAACATGGAGGAGTGA
- the cmss1 gene encoding protein CMSS1 isoform X1, translating to MGDDLGDEWWDHEGNSDASEPEEETQQERQPTETPKTEAKPEKRKGIAQKTVKAKKKKKNEQKECISPPKTETEGEKSAKLKKKRKKKKKTITDVLSSSEPKPGCPADLQNMVTKYFSDKLSVVEQDELKLDSCFLTSNDMTHSLSSYLKQVCPKWSKIQKQHTENSSVVLLIVCSSALRTIELIKQLTTFKGEAKAIKLFAKHIKIEEQVKLLQKGVTHIGVGTPGRISALIEREGLNLQALKYLVLDWNWRDQKLRRMLDIPEIKLDFMKLLESGILNGCKEDRVKIGLF from the exons aTGCATCTgagccagaggaggagacacaACAAGAGAGGCAGCCAacagaaacaccaaaaacaGAGGCTAAACcagagaagaggaaggggatagcacagaaaacagtgaaagccaagaagaagaaaaaaaatgaacag aaagAGTGCATCTCTCCTCCGAAGACAGAGACTGAGGGTGAGAAGTCAGCTAAActcaaaaaaaagaggaag aagaagaagaagacgattACAGATGTCTTGTCGTCTTCGGAGCCAAAGCCGGGCTGTCCGGCAGACCTGCAGAACATGGTGACAAAGTACTTCTCGGACAAGCTCTCTGTGGTCGAGCAGGATGAGCTGAAATTGG ACTCCTGCTTCCTGACCAGCAACGACATGACGCACAGCCTCTCCTCATATCTAAAGCAGG TTTGTCCCAAGTGGTCGAAGATTCAAAAGCAGCATACGGAAAATAGTTCTGTGGTTCTGCTCATcgtctgcagctctgctctgcgAACCATTGAGCTCATCAA ACAGCTGACAACCTTCAAGGGTGAAGCCAAAGCAATAAAACTTTTTGCGAAACATATCAAG atagAGGAGCAGGTGAAGCTGCTACAGAAGGGCGTGACTCACATTGGAGTGGGGACGCCCGGCAGGATCAGTGCTCTCATTGAGAGAG agGGTCTGAACTTGCAGGCGTTGAAATACCTGGTGCTGGACTGGAACTGGAGGGACCAGAAGCTCCGAAGGATGCTGGACATTCCCGAG ATCAAGCTGGACTTTATGAAGCTGCTGGAGAGCGGTATCCTGAATGGTTGTAAAGAAGACAGAGTCAAAATTGGACTGTTTTAA
- the cmss1 gene encoding protein CMSS1 isoform X3: MGDDLGDEWWDHEDASEPEEETQQERQPTETPKTEAKPEKRKGIAQKTVKAKKKKKNEQKECISPPKTETEGEKSAKLKKKRKKKKKTITDVLSSSEPKPGCPADLQNMVTKYFSDKLSVVEQDELKLDSCFLTSNDMTHSLSSYLKQVCPKWSKIQKQHTENSSVVLLIVCSSALRTIELIKQLTTFKGEAKAIKLFAKHIKIEEQVKLLQKGVTHIGVGTPGRISALIEREGLNLQALKYLVLDWNWRDQKLRRMLDIPEIKLDFMKLLESGILNGCKEDRVKIGLF, from the exons aTGCATCTgagccagaggaggagacacaACAAGAGAGGCAGCCAacagaaacaccaaaaacaGAGGCTAAACcagagaagaggaaggggatagcacagaaaacagtgaaagccaagaagaagaaaaaaaatgaacag aaagAGTGCATCTCTCCTCCGAAGACAGAGACTGAGGGTGAGAAGTCAGCTAAActcaaaaaaaagaggaag aagaagaagaagacgattACAGATGTCTTGTCGTCTTCGGAGCCAAAGCCGGGCTGTCCGGCAGACCTGCAGAACATGGTGACAAAGTACTTCTCGGACAAGCTCTCTGTGGTCGAGCAGGATGAGCTGAAATTGG ACTCCTGCTTCCTGACCAGCAACGACATGACGCACAGCCTCTCCTCATATCTAAAGCAGG TTTGTCCCAAGTGGTCGAAGATTCAAAAGCAGCATACGGAAAATAGTTCTGTGGTTCTGCTCATcgtctgcagctctgctctgcgAACCATTGAGCTCATCAA ACAGCTGACAACCTTCAAGGGTGAAGCCAAAGCAATAAAACTTTTTGCGAAACATATCAAG atagAGGAGCAGGTGAAGCTGCTACAGAAGGGCGTGACTCACATTGGAGTGGGGACGCCCGGCAGGATCAGTGCTCTCATTGAGAGAG agGGTCTGAACTTGCAGGCGTTGAAATACCTGGTGCTGGACTGGAACTGGAGGGACCAGAAGCTCCGAAGGATGCTGGACATTCCCGAG ATCAAGCTGGACTTTATGAAGCTGCTGGAGAGCGGTATCCTGAATGGTTGTAAAGAAGACAGAGTCAAAATTGGACTGTTTTAA